In Aliarcobacter faecis, a genomic segment contains:
- a CDS encoding phospholipase D-like domain-containing protein: MKKILFILFFVLNLYSNENFNSSETFILPQESSFLKEKIRYEILTSKESIFVAMYNFSYKNIAKDLIKASKNGVKITVLLDKTKVEEDDEVYNMLKEANIKVVLLEDRKMHLKMMLFDSKLALIGSLNFTKKSFEENMEIVYFVKDWKLINKLKDFVAKFE, encoded by the coding sequence ATGAAAAAAATTTTATTTATACTATTTTTTGTACTAAATTTATATTCAAATGAAAACTTTAACTCAAGTGAGACTTTTATACTACCACAAGAGTCTAGTTTTTTAAAAGAGAAGATAAGATATGAGATTTTAACTTCAAAAGAGTCAATTTTTGTTGCTATGTATAATTTTAGTTACAAAAATATTGCAAAAGATTTGATAAAAGCTTCCAAAAATGGTGTAAAAATAACTGTTTTATTGGATAAAACAAAAGTTGAAGAAGATGATGAAGTTTATAATATGTTAAAAGAGGCAAATATAAAAGTTGTTTTGCTTGAAGATAGGAAAATGCATCTAAAAATGATGCTTTTTGATAGTAAATTAGCACTAATTGGTAGTTTAAACTTTACAAAAAAATCTTTTGAAGAGAATATGGAAATAGTTTATTTTGTCAAAGATTGGAAATTAATAAATAAATTAAAAGATTTTGTAGCAAAATTTGAATAA
- a CDS encoding YbgC/FadM family acyl-CoA thioesterase, with protein MKIRVYYEDTDCGNMVYHSNYLNFCERARSELFFKKGLLPHSNSEFFVVKSCKANWIKSAVFADILELKTNLIEKKSASIIMKQEIFRDDELIFEAEFKLAFLKNGKPAKIPEKIFKILEN; from the coding sequence GTGAAAATAAGAGTATATTACGAAGATACAGATTGTGGAAATATGGTGTATCACTCAAACTATTTAAATTTTTGTGAAAGAGCAAGAAGTGAACTTTTTTTCAAAAAAGGATTACTTCCACACTCAAATAGTGAGTTTTTTGTAGTTAAATCATGTAAGGCAAATTGGATAAAATCTGCTGTTTTTGCAGATATTTTAGAGCTAAAAACTAATCTTATAGAGAAAAAATCGGCTTCAATTATTATGAAACAAGAAATTTTCCGAGATGATGAACTTATTTTTGAAGCAGAGTTTAAGTTAGCTTTTTTAAAAAATGGAAAGCCAGCAAAAATACCAGAAAAAATATTTAAAATATTGGAGAATTAG
- the pglF gene encoding UDP-N-acetylglucosamine 4,6-dehydratase (configuration-retaining), with protein sequence MLFDKRFLGVIVNIVVSTFSLYLVAFLLHKDITANILFIVIGVRILASFVFFDDYKLSWSKASTKTGLMKIVLAMISFAVYTPILYYFYKVHFNILFIDLIFYTFITNILVYVYKYFYSIKGNKKTKTFVIYGAGKAGLQLQREFLNSEYKLICFIDDDEILHHRSIDGISIFSKDRYLSNFKNSKYNLMIIAMPSASKEDINRVYNSMQDRFETIKILPSMSKILKNEDFSKQLKDIEVEDLLARHPKDLDKKQIENFIKDKVVLITGAGGSIGSEISRKCVSFGAKQLILLDHSEFNLYSITEELKEANIVPVMQTVRKLEFLEKTFEKYKPQIIIHAAAYKHVPLVEHNILEGISNNIIGTKNCIDISIKYGVEKFVLISTDKAVRPTNVMGTTKRICELYAQNVDAKDTEIVAVRFGNVLGSSGSVIPKFKAQIEAGKNITVTHPEITRYFMLIPEACELVLQAASIGKGGEIFILDMGEPIKIVDLAKKMIDLSGRSEVKIEFCGLRPGEKLYEELLINDSDKKTQYESITVASPTIFDINELNQKIDELLICEDKIAKLKEIVPEFDHKLN encoded by the coding sequence ATGTTATTTGATAAACGATTTTTAGGGGTAATTGTAAATATAGTAGTATCTACATTTTCACTATATTTAGTTGCATTTTTATTACACAAAGATATTACAGCTAATATTTTATTTATAGTTATAGGAGTTAGGATATTAGCTTCTTTTGTATTTTTTGATGATTATAAACTCTCTTGGTCAAAAGCTTCTACAAAAACAGGGCTTATGAAGATAGTTTTAGCAATGATTTCATTTGCAGTTTATACTCCTATTTTATACTATTTTTATAAAGTTCATTTTAATATTTTATTTATAGATTTGATTTTTTATACCTTTATTACAAATATTTTGGTTTATGTTTATAAATATTTTTATTCAATAAAAGGAAACAAAAAAACAAAAACTTTTGTTATATATGGAGCTGGAAAAGCTGGTCTTCAACTACAAAGAGAGTTTTTAAATAGTGAATATAAATTGATTTGTTTTATAGATGATGATGAGATTTTACACCATAGAAGTATAGATGGGATTTCTATTTTTTCAAAAGATAGATATTTGTCAAATTTTAAAAATAGTAAATATAATCTTATGATTATTGCTATGCCATCAGCTTCTAAAGAGGATATAAATAGAGTTTATAACTCTATGCAAGATAGATTTGAAACAATTAAAATTCTTCCTTCTATGAGTAAGATTTTAAAAAATGAGGATTTTTCAAAACAACTAAAAGATATAGAAGTTGAAGATTTACTAGCACGTCATCCAAAAGATTTGGATAAAAAGCAAATAGAGAATTTTATAAAAGATAAAGTAGTTTTAATTACTGGAGCTGGTGGAAGTATTGGAAGTGAAATAAGTAGAAAATGTGTCTCTTTTGGTGCAAAACAGCTTATTTTACTAGATCATAGTGAATTTAATCTATACTCAATAACTGAAGAGTTAAAAGAGGCTAATATTGTTCCTGTTATGCAAACCGTTAGAAAATTAGAATTTTTAGAAAAAACTTTTGAAAAGTATAAACCACAAATTATAATTCATGCAGCTGCATATAAACATGTTCCTTTGGTAGAACATAATATTCTTGAAGGTATTTCAAATAATATTATAGGAACAAAAAATTGTATTGATATATCTATAAAATATGGTGTTGAGAAATTTGTATTAATCTCTACAGATAAAGCAGTTCGTCCTACAAATGTAATGGGAACAACAAAGCGAATTTGTGAACTTTATGCACAAAATGTTGATGCAAAGGATACAGAGATTGTAGCTGTAAGATTTGGAAATGTTTTAGGAAGTAGTGGAAGTGTTATTCCAAAATTTAAAGCTCAAATTGAAGCTGGGAAAAATATTACAGTTACTCATCCAGAGATTACAAGATATTTTATGTTAATTCCTGAAGCCTGTGAACTTGTTCTTCAAGCTGCAAGTATTGGAAAAGGTGGAGAGATATTTATCCTTGATATGGGTGAACCAATAAAAATAGTTGATTTAGCTAAAAAAATGATAGATCTTAGTGGAAGAAGTGAGGTTAAAATAGAGTTTTGTGGATTAAGACCTGGTGAAAAATTATATGAAGAGTTATTAATAAATGATAGTGATAAAAAAACACAATATGAGTCAATAACAGTGGCAAGTCCAACAATATTTGATATAAATGAATTAAATCAAAAAATTGATGAATTATTAATTTGTGAAGATAAGATAGCAAAATTAAAAGAGATAGTTCCTGAGTTTGACCATAAGTTGAATTAA
- the pglE gene encoding UDP-N-acetylbacillosamine transaminase has product MNKRIFLSAPHMSGNELKYIEKVFESNYIAPLGEYVNKFEDSIKNYTGSSNALAVTSGTAAIHLALRVLGIKEGDDVMASTFTFIGSINAILYQGANPIFIDSEKETWNLCPKLLNKYLCECDKKPKALIVTHLYGQSANIEKIADICKLHGIYLIEDAAESLGASYKGKHTGTFGDFGIYSFNGNKILTTSGGGILISNNKDWIEKAKFYSTQAKEPFIHYEHLEYGYNYRMSNVLAAIGVAQMEVIEDRVHKKREIFEWYKEFLKDIKEITFMPELEESRANRWLTTLIFEKTSYEKIMKALDEVNVESRPLWKPMHKQKLFLNTMSVLNGVSEELFEKGICLASSTTMTKDDVKMICDVIRKNLD; this is encoded by the coding sequence ATGAATAAAAGAATTTTTTTAAGTGCACCACATATGAGTGGAAATGAATTGAAGTATATAGAAAAAGTATTTGAAAGTAACTATATAGCACCATTAGGTGAATATGTAAATAAATTTGAAGATAGTATTAAAAATTATACAGGTAGTTCAAATGCACTTGCAGTTACAAGTGGAACAGCTGCTATTCATTTAGCTTTAAGAGTTTTAGGAATAAAAGAAGGTGATGATGTAATGGCATCTACTTTTACTTTTATAGGTTCAATAAATGCTATTTTATATCAAGGTGCAAATCCAATTTTTATAGATAGTGAAAAAGAAACTTGGAATTTATGCCCAAAACTATTAAATAAGTATCTTTGTGAATGTGACAAAAAGCCAAAAGCTTTGATAGTAACTCATTTATATGGACAAAGTGCAAATATAGAAAAAATAGCTGATATTTGTAAACTACATGGAATATATTTAATAGAAGATGCAGCTGAAAGTTTAGGTGCTAGTTATAAAGGTAAGCATACTGGAACTTTTGGAGATTTTGGAATTTACTCTTTTAATGGAAACAAGATTTTAACTACAAGTGGTGGAGGAATACTTATTTCAAATAATAAAGATTGGATTGAAAAAGCAAAATTTTATTCTACTCAAGCAAAAGAGCCTTTTATTCATTATGAACATTTAGAGTATGGATATAACTATCGTATGAGTAATGTTTTAGCCGCTATTGGTGTAGCTCAAATGGAAGTTATAGAAGATCGAGTACATAAAAAAAGAGAGATTTTTGAGTGGTACAAAGAGTTTTTAAAAGATATAAAAGAGATAACTTTTATGCCAGAATTAGAAGAGAGTAGAGCAAATAGATGGCTTACAACTTTGATTTTTGAAAAAACTTCTTATGAAAAAATAATGAAAGCTTTAGATGAAGTAAATGTAGAATCAAGACCACTTTGGAAACCAATGCATAAGCAAAAACTTTTTTTAAATACAATGTCAGTTTTAAATGGAGTTAGTGAAGAGCTATTTGAAAAAGGTATTTGTTTAGCAAGTAGTACTACTATGACAAAAGATGATGTAAAGATGATTTGTGATGTTATAAGAAAGAATCTGGATTAA
- a CDS encoding acetyltransferase, translated as MKSIYIYGASGHGLVVADIAISCGYEDIIFIDDDIKKGLKTFYDIKENNDIPIAFGIGNNKIRAKLYEKAKKYNFTLPVLVHPSSIISPSVKIDEGTVVMPNVVVNAKVMIGKGVIVNSSCVVEHECKIGDFVHISPNVALAGDVRVGDFTHIGIGSSVIQCLKIGKNCIIGAGSVIVNNIVDFRKAYGNPCKEKGNINE; from the coding sequence GTGAAAAGTATTTATATTTATGGTGCAAGTGGGCATGGTTTGGTCGTAGCTGATATTGCAATATCTTGCGGATATGAAGATATTATATTTATTGATGATGATATTAAAAAAGGTTTAAAAACTTTTTATGATATAAAGGAAAATAACGATATTCCAATAGCTTTTGGTATTGGAAATAATAAAATAAGAGCAAAATTATATGAAAAAGCAAAAAAATATAATTTTACTTTACCAGTTTTAGTACATCCAAGTAGTATAATTTCACCTAGTGTAAAAATTGATGAAGGCACAGTTGTTATGCCAAATGTTGTAGTAAATGCAAAAGTAATGATTGGTAAAGGTGTGATAGTAAATAGCTCTTGTGTAGTTGAACATGAGTGTAAAATAGGAGATTTTGTGCATATCTCTCCAAATGTTGCACTAGCAGGAGATGTAAGAGTTGGTGATTTTACACATATAGGTATTGGTTCAAGTGTTATACAATGTTTAAAAATTGGCAAAAATTGTATTATTGGTGCTGGTTCAGTCATTGTAAATAATATAGTAGATTTTAGAAAAGCTTATGGAAATCCATGTAAAGAAAAAGGAAATATAAATGAATAA